The bacterium genome window below encodes:
- a CDS encoding glycoside hydrolase family 57 protein: protein MRVLFLWHMHQPAYFVNENGRRVYYLPWVIQHALREYYEMPYILSKFNEVKVTFNLVPVLVEQLMDYAEGRAECKFINLALKPADSLTEEEVKFILFHFFNVSEKTRIRPFPRYYYLLRKRGKPYEIESRWKYFTLQDLRDLKFYWLFSGISPFIIESHPVLRELKEKGHKYTDEDVRILYSEMLPLIGKTVGLYKELYDSGRIEISATPYYHPILPVIYDSRNAEISNPYTRRPDFSFSEPENARKHVAKAIQFMKEKLNVEVQGMWPAEGSVSMDTIQIYKEHGIKWIATDEEILFKSLKTYDREKIYKPYTINGLRIFFRDRVLSDKIGFEYTQRGEVESALDLFERLRELSKVENRVVSIILDGENPWDNYPNGGQKFLETLYGLLYKCTKIKTA, encoded by the coding sequence ATGAGAGTTTTATTTCTTTGGCACATGCACCAGCCAGCCTATTTCGTAAATGAAAATGGTAGAAGGGTTTATTACCTACCCTGGGTTATTCAACATGCTCTCAGAGAGTACTATGAGATGCCTTATATTCTCTCTAAATTTAATGAAGTTAAGGTTACTTTTAACTTAGTTCCTGTCCTTGTTGAGCAGCTTATGGATTATGCGGAAGGGCGGGCTGAATGCAAATTCATAAACCTCGCATTGAAACCTGCCGATTCTTTAACTGAAGAGGAAGTTAAATTCATTCTATTCCACTTCTTCAATGTGAGCGAGAAGACGAGGATTAGGCCCTTCCCTCGCTATTATTATCTCTTGAGAAAAAGGGGTAAACCTTACGAAATTGAATCTCGCTGGAAATACTTCACCCTTCAGGATTTAAGAGATTTAAAATTTTACTGGCTTTTCAGTGGAATAAGTCCATTTATTATTGAAAGTCACCCCGTTCTCAGGGAGTTGAAAGAAAAAGGGCATAAATATACCGATGAAGATGTTAGGATTCTTTACAGTGAGATGCTCCCTCTTATCGGAAAGACCGTAGGACTATACAAGGAGTTATACGATTCCGGGCGCATAGAAATATCAGCAACCCCCTATTACCATCCCATTTTACCTGTAATTTATGATTCCAGGAATGCAGAAATTTCAAATCCCTATACCCGTAGGCCTGATTTTTCTTTTTCTGAACCTGAGAATGCGAGGAAGCACGTGGCTAAGGCTATTCAATTTATGAAAGAAAAATTAAACGTGGAAGTTCAGGGAATGTGGCCTGCAGAGGGTTCAGTCTCAATGGACACCATACAAATTTATAAGGAACACGGGATAAAATGGATTGCAACCGATGAAGAAATTCTTTTCAAATCTTTAAAAACCTATGATCGGGAGAAGATTTATAAGCCTTATACAATTAACGGATTGAGAATTTTCTTTAGGGATCGAGTACTTTCAGACAAAATAGGCTTTGAATATACACAGAGAGGAGAGGTGGAGTCCGCTCTCGATCTTTTTGAGCGGTTGAGGGAACTCTCAAAGGTTGAAAACAGGGTGGTCTCAATTATCCTTGATGGTGAAAATCCTTGGGACAATTATCCCAATGGCGGGCAAAAGTTTCTTGAAACTTTGTACGGACTTCTTTATAAATGCACAAAAATAAAAACCGC
- a CDS encoding sugar phosphate nucleotidyltransferase, protein MKCIVLAGGFGTRIRPLTTAIPKPMLPLVNRPILERIVSHLKKHGLENLIMLLYFQPEVIKNYFGDGSDFGVKISYVVPQEDYGTAGACKMAEEYLGDEERILVISGDLLTDYNLKALMDFHEKKKAMVTIGLTRVTDPLQFGIVITDEDSRIVKFLEKPTWGEVFSDTINTGIYLLNREVFDFIPRGTAFDYSKDLFPLLLKEGKPLYGYVGKGYWRDIGDPNSYRYAHYDVFDGKVNISIEGKKLDLVGRDVRIDEDVRIGEDVDFKGTVIIGKNTTIGDRCKIQRSSVGNNCVIEQGAEIIDSIIWDNVYIKRGARVKGAVLMNGVSVLEEAEINEGAVIADECIIGRKAVVRENVKIWPRKIVEDSAVVISNVVWGEKWKRSLFQGSKITGLTNVELTPEMCAKLGSAYGSLLPRNSWVILGRDASPSARNLRRAFIGGLGASGVNIKDAQMIPLPILRFKLSTFGEIGGVYFRQAPDDPPSTDIIFLDSNAFHISPDFAKSIERVFYREDFRRAHYSEAGQIVVESRIFEFYRESYLKSLNLNVLKEAPLKVVFDYAYGVLADFFPYIVNEFLVEYISLNAHVDVERKSKNQEDLKRSLERISHLITNMNYDLGVYFYPGGEKLALIDSDGKVWSGVDLLVFVVFLVINAGLKGTILLPPFVPDEVVRVCENSGENVKFIQSSLRIAEIEAGKHDVIFAGTGEGHLIFPELHSVSDPMFAFGKILEIIASSKINVKELSRSIPSYEIYHERVPCSLEKKGTVMREIAESIKGEDVSFVDGIKIFKENGWILIRPEEYHPSISVYAQFKNREEFEKVLKIYKRIIEEAREA, encoded by the coding sequence ATGAAGTGTATTGTTTTGGCAGGTGGTTTTGGTACGAGAATTAGGCCTTTGACCACCGCTATTCCAAAACCTATGCTACCCCTTGTGAATAGACCTATTCTTGAAAGAATTGTTTCTCACCTAAAAAAGCACGGGCTTGAGAATCTTATAATGCTCCTTTACTTCCAGCCAGAGGTGATAAAAAATTACTTTGGTGACGGTTCCGATTTCGGGGTTAAAATTTCATATGTTGTACCACAGGAGGATTATGGTACCGCAGGTGCGTGTAAGATGGCGGAAGAGTATCTGGGTGATGAAGAAAGAATTCTTGTTATCAGCGGAGATCTCCTAACGGATTACAATCTAAAAGCCTTGATGGATTTTCACGAGAAGAAGAAGGCGATGGTTACTATTGGCCTCACGAGGGTTACCGATCCTCTCCAGTTTGGTATCGTTATCACCGATGAGGACTCCAGGATTGTCAAATTTCTTGAAAAACCAACCTGGGGTGAAGTATTTTCTGACACGATTAACACAGGTATTTACTTGCTAAATAGAGAAGTATTTGACTTTATTCCAAGAGGTACCGCCTTTGATTACTCAAAGGACTTATTTCCCTTGCTTTTGAAAGAGGGCAAGCCTCTCTACGGTTATGTTGGAAAGGGATACTGGCGAGATATTGGAGATCCCAATTCTTACCGCTATGCCCACTACGATGTATTTGATGGGAAGGTAAACATTTCCATTGAAGGGAAGAAGCTTGACCTTGTTGGTCGTGACGTGCGCATTGATGAAGATGTTAGGATAGGTGAAGATGTGGATTTTAAGGGAACGGTGATTATTGGAAAAAACACTACTATAGGTGACAGATGTAAGATCCAGAGGTCATCTGTAGGAAACAACTGTGTCATAGAGCAGGGTGCCGAAATAATTGATTCAATTATATGGGACAACGTGTATATAAAGAGGGGTGCAAGAGTGAAAGGTGCAGTTTTAATGAATGGGGTTAGTGTGTTGGAAGAGGCTGAAATAAATGAAGGAGCCGTGATTGCCGATGAATGCATTATTGGGAGAAAGGCCGTGGTCAGAGAAAATGTGAAAATCTGGCCCCGTAAGATTGTTGAAGATTCGGCGGTGGTGATTTCAAATGTGGTGTGGGGTGAAAAATGGAAAAGATCACTCTTTCAAGGTTCAAAAATTACGGGTTTAACAAATGTTGAACTTACGCCCGAGATGTGCGCAAAACTCGGTTCCGCATACGGATCGTTATTGCCCAGAAACTCGTGGGTTATTCTTGGAAGAGATGCCAGCCCCTCAGCGCGTAATTTACGGCGTGCTTTCATTGGTGGGCTTGGTGCCAGTGGTGTCAATATCAAGGATGCCCAGATGATTCCCTTACCCATTCTTAGGTTCAAGTTAAGCACCTTTGGAGAAATTGGCGGGGTCTATTTTAGACAGGCACCAGATGATCCTCCTTCAACGGACATTATCTTTTTAGATTCTAATGCCTTTCATATTTCACCCGATTTTGCTAAATCCATTGAGAGGGTTTTCTACCGTGAAGATTTCAGAAGGGCTCATTACAGTGAGGCAGGGCAAATAGTAGTTGAAAGTAGGATCTTTGAATTTTACAGAGAATCCTATCTAAAGTCACTCAATCTAAATGTGTTAAAAGAGGCACCATTGAAAGTGGTTTTTGATTACGCCTACGGAGTATTGGCTGACTTTTTCCCGTATATCGTTAATGAATTTCTTGTAGAATACATAAGCCTAAATGCTCACGTTGACGTTGAGCGGAAGTCTAAGAATCAAGAGGATCTTAAACGTTCCTTGGAGAGGATTTCTCATTTGATTACTAATATGAATTATGATCTTGGTGTCTATTTCTATCCCGGAGGAGAAAAACTTGCCCTTATTGATTCCGATGGCAAAGTTTGGAGTGGCGTTGACCTACTTGTCTTTGTCGTATTTCTTGTAATTAATGCAGGCCTGAAGGGAACCATTCTCCTTCCACCTTTTGTTCCTGATGAAGTTGTCAGAGTTTGTGAGAATAGCGGTGAAAACGTTAAGTTTATCCAGTCTTCTCTGCGAATAGCAGAAATAGAAGCTGGAAAACATGATGTTATTTTTGCTGGTACTGGAGAAGGACATTTGATATTCCCTGAACTCCACAGCGTTTCAGACCCAATGTTTGCTTTTGGAAAAATCCTTGAGATAATAGCGTCTTCCAAGATCAATGTCAAAGAACTATCAAGAAGTATTCCTTCCTATGAGATTTACCACGAAAGGGTACCTTGTTCCCTCGAGAAAAAGGGAACGGTAATGAGGGAAATTGCGGAGTCTATAAAGGGTGAGGATGTTTCCTTTGTTGATGGAATAAAGATATTTAAAGAGAACGGTTGGATTTTAATAAGGCCTGAGGAATACCATCCATCCATCAGCGTGTATGCTCAATTTAAGAATAGGGAAGAATTCGAAAAAGTTTTAAAGATTTACAAAAGGATAATTGAGGAAGCCAGGGAAGCATGA
- a CDS encoding T9SS type A sorting domain-containing protein, with product MDSATGEVKLAEEEIGSPGYHFRAFDGVGSSGTLPDGTYRIRIVVRSLLGNRGIDPPDTAVLYVRVYGSENYHIISRGVPGASFFHDTQYHVTRVVDTAYTGEVLNKVTLYKNYFPYYHYWETVQADREELGFSPVLSSNDSVLIFSVPDSVVIIKNPLLCYDVSSNTRVYSCGKFPVISPCGDKIIYYRDNSIVVEDWKHRRILETFPVSEVRFLGFHPYHDMFLYSRGGDLILHTPSGDSLVFHSDGGIIEEACYHPDGIRMLLLISDSVGKKILHFDPLRSETLIIEESQILKGISVTPDGRFITYNQGRYVIGFPAGKIRKEPLVLIKSPLVGNDVEQKITIRGTVINNVSPDTTVYAHLTSFKVEWGYGEYPDEFSNEGVGCNSSDEEFDRINFEWNQDYESWEELPWNNDFLLVKSIFRDGITYGGVVGYWYNGPINFIELEHNVQWMYGKEKLNIKINGQNIYYFSKPYPNPAFKDLNFKFMIPEKGNVIMEIFTVDGRLLGRLVEMYEAGCHVIKLSDILKQNKIPTGIYFYRFKYREKLEKGKFVWIKSN from the coding sequence ATGGATTCTGCTACTGGAGAGGTTAAATTAGCAGAAGAGGAAATTGGGTCTCCGGGGTATCATTTTAGGGCGTTTGATGGTGTAGGGAGTAGTGGGACGCTTCCAGATGGTACGTATAGGATAAGAATAGTAGTCAGGAGCTTATTGGGAAACAGGGGGATAGATCCGCCTGATACGGCTGTTTTATATGTTAGGGTCTACGGGAGTGAGAACTATCATATAATCTCTCGTGGAGTTCCAGGAGCTTCTTTTTTCCATGATACTCAGTATCACGTCACGAGGGTAGTTGATACCGCCTATACTGGCGAAGTTTTAAATAAAGTAACCTTATATAAGAACTACTTTCCCTACTATCATTATTGGGAGACGGTGCAAGCAGATAGAGAGGAGTTAGGGTTCTCTCCAGTACTCTCCTCCAATGATAGCGTTTTGATCTTTTCGGTTCCGGATAGTGTTGTTATAATAAAAAACCCTTTACTTTGTTATGATGTCAGTTCAAATACGAGGGTTTATTCTTGTGGCAAATTTCCCGTGATTTCGCCCTGTGGGGATAAAATAATCTATTATAGGGATAATTCCATTGTTGTGGAAGACTGGAAGCATAGGAGGATTTTGGAGACCTTTCCTGTTTCAGAAGTAAGGTTTTTAGGATTTCATCCGTATCATGATATGTTCTTGTATTCAAGAGGAGGTGATTTAATTTTGCACACTCCTTCAGGTGATAGTCTTGTTTTCCACTCAGACGGGGGGATTATAGAAGAGGCATGCTATCATCCTGACGGAATTAGGATGTTATTGTTAATTAGCGACAGCGTGGGGAAGAAGATTTTACACTTTGATCCCCTGAGGAGTGAAACACTTATTATAGAAGAATCACAAATACTAAAGGGAATTTCTGTTACGCCCGATGGAAGATTTATCACTTATAATCAGGGTAGGTATGTTATAGGTTTTCCGGCTGGTAAAATTAGAAAGGAACCCTTAGTTCTCATTAAATCACCCTTAGTAGGTAACGATGTTGAGCAAAAGATAACTATAAGAGGAACGGTTATCAACAACGTTTCGCCCGATACAACAGTTTATGCACACCTTACAAGTTTTAAGGTAGAGTGGGGGTATGGAGAGTATCCAGATGAGTTTAGTAATGAGGGTGTGGGATGTAATTCTTCAGATGAAGAGTTTGACAGAATCAATTTTGAATGGAATCAAGATTATGAAAGTTGGGAGGAGTTGCCTTGGAATAACGATTTCTTACTTGTAAAATCTATTTTTAGGGATGGCATTACTTACGGGGGTGTTGTGGGATACTGGTATAATGGCCCCATTAATTTCATTGAGTTGGAACATAATGTGCAATGGATGTACGGAAAAGAAAAGTTAAATATCAAAATCAATGGGCAAAATATTTATTATTTCTCCAAGCCTTATCCAAACCCAGCTTTCAAAGACTTGAATTTTAAGTTTATGATACCAGAAAAAGGCAATGTGATTATGGAAATATTTACTGTTGACGGTCGGCTTTTAGGAAGGTTAGTGGAAATGTATGAGGCTGGTTGTCATGTTATTAAACTAAGCGATATACTGAAGCAAAACAAAATTCCGACTGGAATATATTTTTACAGGTTTAAGTACCGTGAAAAACTGGAAAAAGGTAAATTCGTCTGGATAAAAAGCAATTAA
- a CDS encoding response regulator — protein sequence MANYRILLVDDEPDIRTVYGEMLKREGYDVITAENAEEALYKISTEPIDLVILDIKMKGKSGLEVLENLEKEKKKKDIPVILFTAYSSYQDEYTAWFADAYVVKSGDPTELKNEIKRLLKKKETPK from the coding sequence ATGGCTAATTATAGAATCTTGCTGGTTGATGATGAACCTGATATTCGTACAGTTTATGGCGAAATGCTGAAAAGGGAAGGCTATGATGTGATAACTGCTGAAAATGCAGAAGAGGCTCTTTATAAGATCTCAACGGAGCCTATTGACCTTGTTATCCTTGACATCAAGATGAAGGGGAAATCTGGTCTTGAGGTTTTGGAAAATCTGGAAAAAGAGAAGAAAAAGAAAGACATTCCCGTGATTCTTTTTACTGCTTACAGCTCTTATCAGGATGAATACACCGCTTGGTTCGCCGATGCCTATGTCGTTAAATCGGGCGATCCAACGGAGTTGAAAAACGAAATTAAAAGGTTGCTAAAGAAAAAGGAGACTCCTAAGTAA
- a CDS encoding RtcB family protein — translation MWEGRLEKIDNFRWKISQDYKRCMRVPGIIYASEKLLDSIKKDNAPEQVANVACLPGIQKYSIAMPDIHWGYGFPIGGVAAFDVENGVISPGGVGYDINCGVRILKTNLKKSDIERHLEKILDAAFHNVPAGVGKGGIYRVTERELREVMVQGARWVVEKGFGWKEDLERIEEGGSMSGANPDKVSRRAIERGLPQLGSLGAGNHFLEIQVVERIFDKKAASVIGIEEGSITIMIHTGSRGFGHQICDDYVRQLQNAMAKYGISVPDRQLASVPFNSPEGQAYFGAMVCAANFAWANRQFITHWIRESFEKVLGESAEKLGMQIIYDVAHNIAKVEDHVVDGRIKKVIVHRKGATRAFPKGHPQVPAVYKEIGQPVLIPGDMGTASYILLGTQRAMEETFGSTAHGAGRVLSRSEAIRRTRGRNIIEELREKGILVKVHSMETLSEEVPDAYKDVDVVVDVVHNAGISTKVARMVPIAVIKG, via the coding sequence ATGTGGGAGGGCAGGCTGGAAAAAATTGATAATTTTAGATGGAAAATCAGTCAAGATTATAAAAGATGTATGAGAGTTCCTGGAATTATTTATGCCTCAGAAAAACTCTTGGATTCAATAAAAAAGGACAATGCGCCTGAACAGGTAGCAAACGTGGCCTGTCTCCCGGGTATTCAGAAGTATTCCATTGCTATGCCTGATATCCACTGGGGGTATGGCTTTCCAATCGGTGGTGTGGCTGCCTTTGATGTTGAAAACGGAGTAATTTCACCTGGCGGTGTGGGTTACGATATCAATTGTGGTGTTAGGATTTTAAAAACAAATTTGAAAAAATCCGACATTGAAAGACATCTGGAAAAGATTCTGGATGCAGCTTTCCACAATGTACCTGCAGGCGTTGGTAAAGGTGGTATATATAGAGTGACTGAAAGGGAACTTAGAGAGGTGATGGTTCAAGGTGCCCGTTGGGTTGTTGAAAAGGGTTTTGGCTGGAAAGAAGACCTTGAGAGGATAGAAGAAGGCGGCTCTATGAGCGGTGCAAACCCTGATAAAGTATCGAGGAGGGCAATTGAAAGGGGGTTGCCACAACTCGGATCACTTGGCGCAGGTAATCACTTTCTTGAAATTCAGGTAGTGGAACGGATCTTTGACAAGAAGGCAGCCAGCGTAATCGGGATAGAGGAAGGCTCCATTACCATAATGATTCACACAGGGTCAAGAGGATTTGGACACCAGATATGCGATGATTATGTGAGACAGCTACAAAATGCCATGGCAAAGTATGGAATCAGTGTGCCTGATAGGCAACTTGCATCGGTTCCTTTCAACTCTCCGGAAGGGCAGGCCTACTTTGGGGCAATGGTATGTGCCGCAAACTTTGCCTGGGCAAACCGCCAGTTTATAACTCACTGGATTAGGGAGTCTTTTGAGAAAGTTCTCGGCGAGAGTGCTGAAAAACTTGGCATGCAAATAATTTATGACGTTGCCCACAACATCGCAAAGGTAGAAGATCACGTCGTTGATGGTCGGATTAAGAAAGTAATAGTGCATAGAAAAGGTGCAACGAGGGCATTCCCCAAGGGACATCCTCAAGTACCTGCAGTTTATAAGGAAATTGGACAACCCGTTTTGATTCCTGGTGATATGGGAACTGCTTCTTACATTTTACTTGGAACGCAGAGGGCGATGGAGGAAACCTTTGGGTCTACCGCTCATGGTGCGGGGAGAGTTCTTTCAAGAAGTGAGGCTATAAGGCGTACAAGGGGAAGAAACATCATTGAAGAGCTTAGAGAAAAAGGAATCCTCGTTAAAGTCCATTCCATGGAGACCTTGAGCGAGGAGGTACCAGATGCATACAAAGACGTGGACGTAGTTGTTGATGTCGTCCATAATGCGGGTATCTCCACAAAAGTGGCAAGAATGGTCCCCATTGCTGTTATTAAAGGTTAA
- a CDS encoding pyridoxal phosphate-dependent aminotransferase, with the protein MSIKKNTLRISNRAEGMQASPIRKLYPHAIEAKKKGVTVYHLNIGQPDVPTPKQIFEGIKNFNDPVLPYGPSDGIPELREEIAKYFGRFGVQVSPSEVFITTGGSEAILFAFLLVGDYGDEVLVPEPFYTNYQGFAQQVGINLRPIPTSVEEGFHLPSYETIKKLVNDRTRAILLCSPNNPTGTIYEDEEFESVIKVVKEHGLNLLVDEVYREFAFDGRKPVTTLRFEEIHDRLIVLDSISKRFSACGARVGFIVTKNREFLEAFMKMGQARLCPPTIEQWGAVYGFKYIDEFIGPMIAEYEKRRNAVFDELAKIPRIEARKPEGAFYTVVKLPVENAEDFAVWLLKDFNENGKTLMVAPAESFYLTPGKGVDEVRIAYVLEEEKLREAIRILGKALEVYNSRR; encoded by the coding sequence ATGTCCATTAAAAAAAATACTCTGAGGATTTCAAACAGAGCCGAGGGTATGCAGGCTTCGCCGATCAGAAAACTTTATCCCCATGCAATAGAGGCAAAAAAGAAAGGTGTAACTGTTTATCATCTTAATATAGGACAACCTGACGTACCAACTCCTAAGCAAATTTTTGAGGGCATAAAAAATTTTAACGATCCTGTATTACCATACGGGCCTTCTGATGGGATTCCTGAGTTGAGGGAGGAAATAGCAAAATATTTCGGAAGATTTGGGGTCCAAGTTTCGCCTTCTGAAGTTTTTATAACAACTGGTGGGTCCGAGGCAATTTTATTTGCCTTTCTCCTCGTGGGCGATTATGGAGATGAGGTTCTTGTGCCGGAGCCATTCTATACGAATTATCAAGGCTTTGCACAACAGGTTGGGATCAATTTAAGGCCCATTCCAACTTCAGTGGAAGAAGGTTTTCACTTACCATCTTATGAAACGATAAAAAAGTTAGTTAATGATAGAACCAGAGCCATTCTTCTTTGTTCTCCGAATAACCCAACTGGTACTATTTATGAAGATGAGGAATTTGAGAGTGTTATAAAAGTAGTAAAAGAGCACGGGCTGAATCTCCTGGTTGATGAGGTTTACAGGGAGTTTGCTTTTGATGGACGGAAACCTGTAACTACTTTAAGATTCGAGGAAATTCATGATCGGCTTATAGTTCTTGATTCGATTTCCAAAAGGTTCAGTGCTTGTGGGGCCCGTGTTGGATTCATAGTTACAAAAAATAGGGAATTTCTTGAGGCATTTATGAAAATGGGCCAGGCGAGGCTTTGTCCACCTACCATTGAACAATGGGGTGCAGTTTATGGATTTAAGTATATTGATGAATTCATTGGTCCAATGATAGCAGAATATGAAAAGAGAAGAAATGCGGTTTTTGACGAACTGGCAAAGATACCGAGAATAGAAGCGAGAAAACCTGAGGGAGCATTTTATACTGTTGTAAAATTACCAGTTGAAAACGCAGAGGATTTTGCGGTCTGGCTGTTGAAGGATTTTAATGAAAATGGAAAAACTCTGATGGTAGCCCCTGCTGAGTCTTTTTATTTGACACCAGGAAAAGGAGTGGACGAGGTTAGGATTGCTTATGTCCTTGAAGAAGAAAAGCTTAGAGAAGCGATAAGAATTTTGGGTAAAGCTTTGGAAGTTTACAACTCACGGAGGTGA